The DNA sequence AGCCTGGTGATGGCTTGGACTACATAGCAAGGACAGTGTTCGCGGGCGTGGTGACGTACCAGCAGATCCAGAAGGCTAATAATATCTCTGACGCCAATAAGATCATCGCTGGGGATTCCATTTGGATACCTTTGCCTTGTAGCTGTGATAGTGTTGGAGGGAGCAGTGTGGTGCACTATGCTTACATAGTTCCACTTGGAAGCTCCGTGGAGGGGATTGCACAGGAGTTTGGTACCACTGAACAGATCATTCTTAGTCTCAACGGTATTGATGACCCTAAGAAGCTTCAGGCTCAGCAGGTTATCGATGTCCCTCTCAAAGGTATTTCATTTtcccttctatttttttttttataattttttgtttgtaaaATTAAATTCGCCAAAGAAAATTTAATCATTATCATTATAGGATAGACAGAGAGACGCGGAGTACAGTTACACCGTCGCCCTGCTTTAATCATTATCGGTTTGAGAATtatcaattataaaaatttaaaaaggaaaaaaaaatgttatcttggaattcttgatttttttgaatGTGCTATGTAGAATCACATCCACTTTGGTATATAAAGTCAACGGAAGTTTACAATATTGTATGCTGCTTCCAGCTATATATATTCACTTTCTGTTTGAAAACCTATTTTCTTGAAATTTCTATTAACTTTTGAAAAGCTTATCTCACCTCAAAATGACTTCTCTATCTATATCCTAAGAAAAGTGGAAACTCACTTGCTTTAGGAAATTTGCTAGTTAAAAATcgtttaaataatttgatatatatgattaaattattatccAACCGTTTTTAATGATTATCTTTACATAAAACACAGCTGTCTTGAGTCACTCATAGATGTGCCCGGTTGCAATTATTCTtctcaataaataaataattgtttgaACCATTCCTAGCTAATCTACTGTTAGATGCTCGCATtgataaagaaagaaattacttttttttaatatttaattctGCAGTTTTGTGAATGCAATAATGGAGATGTTAGACTATGAGTAGAATATGGcaccacttttttttttttttccttccttttcCCAGTTTTGTAAGCAAGCATTAAGAAATCACGATGAGGGAATATAATTGAGAATTATTCTAGTGACATGGATTCTAAAAATGTGAATGATAACGATGTATGTTGTGGCAGCGTGTTCCACAAGTGTGAAAAACAATTCCATGGACTACCCTCTGCTGGTTTCAAACTCCACTTATGTCTACACTGCCAACGAATGCGTGAAATGCAAATGCGACTCCAGCAACAACTATGTGTAAGTACCTTCTTTATTTGTGATTAATTTGACCGTACCAAGAATGCAatgaaaatatattaattaattaataagttgTGTGATGCGagtttaatactttaatttaaGTATAGATTGCAATGCGAGCCATCGCAGCTTAAACCAACAGGGGGAAAGTGGTCGGTATGCCCCTCCATGAAATGCACAGGGAACCTGACAATTGGCAACTTGACATCTGCTTCAGATGATCCATGCAACCGCACCTTCTGTGCCTATGCGGGTTATAGCTTCAAAAGAATCAATACCATTCTTGCTAATGAGTCCACTTGTCCTGGTTAGTGCATTCTATACAGGATTCTTTTTGTGTATGGTATGCATGTGGTGAATGACAATGGTactgtttgtttgtttgtttgtgaTTGTTGTCGAAAAACAGCACCGGCACCTGCACCCAGTGGCGGTTCAGTAGGACCAGGTGGTTCAGGATCAGGAGCGTCAAGGACTACCTTCGGTCTTATCATTGTTCTCCACTTCATCCTCCTTGCTCTGTGTCTTTTGTAGTAAAATAAAATTCCCTCCACccacttttcttctttttaaatttttgttttttgtaaCAGTTTCATgtttgaaagaagaaaataagagtgattataaatttataataactAGTGTGTGACTCGCTTTATTCACCCCTTCATGATTCATCAAAGACTCAAAAGCTAAATTGCTGACTATTAGTCTAAAATTGTAATCTCATTGAATTCACACAGACTCACCACATATATATCCAATTGCGAACGTGGAATTgagatatatatatacagaGTGGGGACTGACTGAGCCAACTTGTACACGCACAAGCTGCCTCAGCACTACGTCACTATTGTGGCGGCTACATACTATTTTGCATACTGTTTCCATCCCAATCTAGGGATTACATTATTATTACAAACGTAAAGTTTACCAGTAAATTCTACATAATGAATGGTATGGTTAATTAATGAGTAATTGAGTATACAATGACCCTCTAGCATGTTTGTTTCTATATTGTTCAACAATGAATGACACCAACCCTTATTTGTTGGCTATACAGTAGAGAAGTACCCATAATTGACGATGAAATGTGaccaacaaattaaataaaaaccaAGTTGGCAACAAGAACAAGCTAAGGGATTAGTTTATGTAGTAGCTTAAATAGTACTTGTTCAGTatgttttaaacttttaatatACTATATATTTAGACATAATTTttaagagagaaagagaggcaAAGTACATGTATCTGGTTTGGTGTATGGTCCATTCAAAGTTTCCAAGTATAGCCACATTTGCATTTTAAGCCTATACATATACTCTTGATAAACTCTTCTGAGAGAGGCAAATTAAAGCCTCAATTAACtatataataataagaaaacaaaaagatacATTTGCATCATATCAAATGAATAGATGAACCCCTGCAGCCCCTGGTGCAGTTGCTTAATTAGCATTCAACTCCACACTGCTTGAGTATTGGACCAGTTTGCTTAGGCAAGAATGGATCGATCCTCACCCAAATCAATGAGAAAATGGATGCTAGCAGAATTGACCATAAAACCACAATGGTTGGAGTCCTGTTTTGCTTTCCCATGAGACCCTTTAGGAAAGGATATAAGTGAACAATAACCCAAAATGCAAAGAATAACTTCCCAAATAAAGGTCCCCATGTGCCATATCCATTGTTAATGGCATCAGAGACACCAGCCACAACCCCAACCATGTTCAATATTATGAGGGTTGTTGGTGGGATCAGAAGTGTTGTCCACTTGAAAAGGTATAACTCTCCGAACTCAGTATCATCTGCTGCTTTTGCTGTAACTGTGAAGTTGGTGTCTACTCCTCCAAGAACTTTCAGGAGGCCTTGGAACACAGCAAAAAGGTGTGCCGAAACTCCTCCAATCACCCAAAATTGCTCGTTTCGCCACCAATCTTCGATGCTAACTCCACTCCACCGAAGCTCAAGGACACCGGTTAGGATGATGGATATAAATAGAGCCATGAACCAAACACTAGCAAGGTTTGTCAACTgcacaaaccaattcaaaaccTGTAAATCAGTAACAACTAGCATAACTTGTGTTGCAAGAAATCTACAATAATTATGTACTCACGGTGGGAATGATGAATTTTCCAGTAAGAAGACACACAGCTGGTAGTATGCAATATGCAAGGAGAGGAATGGAAGTGAATGGATATACTATGGTGTTGGTATAAGCCATCCTTTCTAGCCACTTAAGCTTTCCTCCATAACCATACCACAGGGGACAATGGCGACTAAGGCAAATTTCAACAGAACCAAGAGCCCATCTCAAAACTTGGTGCAACCTATCTGATAGATTTATTGGTGCAGATCCCTTGAAAGCTGGTCTCTTTGGCATGCAGTACACTGATTTCCACCCTCTACAGTGCATTTTGAACCCTGTTAAGATATCTTCTGTCACTGAGCCATAAATCCACCCAATCTGCAAGGACTTGATAAGTTAAGTACAAACTTAAAGATTTTATGTGCACACTGAACAACATTACAAAATAGGAATGGCCTGTGTACTCATTTTGTCTCGTATAATAGTAGGATTACCTCTTTTCCCCATTCCGTTTTGTCTTCATAGCCACAACTTATAACATGAATGGCCTCCTTTATAAGATTTTGAGAATTGGTGCCTTCAGGAAGTCCACCATTCTCCATCAAAGTGGAAGCAATGAAAACAGGCGACTGCCCGAATCGCTTCTCAAACTGTTTCTGTGACATTAGAGATGATTTCTCTAGCTCATCAAAGCCTTCAAGCCCTTCTTCAATCTCTTCAAGATCAAACATGAGCTCAGACCCTTTTCTAACATAGTTCTTCcccttcatctttttcttcttgtacAATTTACTGAAAAGACCTCCTCCACCTGATTTCTTCTTTGACTTTGATTTCCTTGAACCACCACAACAGCAGCAGCACCAGGAAGGCCAACAATCACACGTCATCTTCGGCCTTTTCTCGGACACCGGTGGATCATATCCGTACAATGCCTGCCTATTGAAAACAGTTCCAGTACCAACATACACTGGACCTTGGATCCCATCTAGGCCTTTCATATTGATCTGTTATGAAATcaaacatttgaagacaagcaTTAGAACTTAATGGAATTTAATCTTTACACATTTTGGTTAATGAAGAGTTTAGAATGTGTAGCACCACTTACATCGAAGAATACAATGTTGCGATTGGCATATCTATCATGTCGATCAATACCATCGAACCTTTGTGGAAATTGGACATAGCAGAGCTTCTTCCCAAGCTGAGGATCCATTAAGAAGCACATAGCTTCTCTTATAGCCTTGCTATTGTTGATGTAGTGGTCACAATCCAAATTCAACATGAAAGGTGCATTTGTAAGCACAGCAGAAACTCGAACCTTTTTAAGGATAAACACCAAGAAAGAAACAGATATTTCAACATCCTATTAGCCTTGCTTGAATGGATTAATCACCATAAATCACAAGTTTTTGTACTTACCAAAGCATTCATGGCACCAGCTTTTTTGTGGTGTTGATAGCCAGGACGTTTTTCACGCGAAATATACACAAGTCGCGGCAGTTCCTTGCCTTCCACGTCAAGTGCACCAGCACTTCCCAAGTACACCTACATCAAACATTTCTTTGAATCATGGTGTTTCTTGTACGATTGTTTATAAGATATTATGTTCTTAatgacaagaagaagaagcaaaagGCGAACCTGAATCATTCCTGGATGATCACGAGTGTTATTCCCAGGCCATGGTGTTCCATCCTGCATCACCCAACCTTCCTCTGGTTTCTTCTGAGCCTTTGCCACCAAAGAATTAATCTTCACTTTAAATTCTTCATATTCTCTCTGCAATTTAGTAAACAACAAAAAGGAACAGCTTCTATGAGTCTCAAACTCCCAATGAACACTGACAAAATAACAATgaaaaaatgaatgaatgaataaataaatagcatATATACCTTCATGGCCCTGCGTTCCTTGACAAACATAGGATGTACCTTGTCTTTCAAGTAATCGATTTTCTGAGAGAAATAGAACTCAGGAGCTCTTGGCTCAATATTATGCTTCTTGCAAAATGGAACCCATCTTCTTGCAAACTCAGAGGTTTCAGAGAGTGTGTCAAAGAGAAGCATAGAAGCACCATCATCTGATACATAGCAGGAAACCTTTTCGACCGGGTAATCGACGGAAAGGATGGAAAGGACGGTGTTGGCTGTTATGATTGGAGGTTCCTTCAAAGGGTCCACAGTACTGACAAAGACATCAACAGGGGAAAGCTTGTTTGGTTCCCCTTCGCGCTCGAACCTTATGGACAAGCGGTCCAAGTAAGTCTCGCGCGTGATGGGGAACCATTTAGGGAACTGGTCAAGGATCCACGAGAATGCAAACCATGTCTCACATATCACAGATGTTAACCACAGTGGGAAAGCATCATGTGCTGGAGTCATGATGCGGAAGTGCAAGAAGAAAGCCAGAATCACCAGCCTCATCACAATCACTATCCGGTATGGGTTGATCAGGCTTGAAGATATTGGAACTTTACGCCACAATGGTTGTCTAGCTTCAGCCAAACTGTTATGTAATTTTGTCTCAGTTGATGCATATCACGTTTTCATAAGAATGAAATTTCAAGGGTAAGAGAAATGAACACTTACAGGTactcatcttcttcttcatcttgatcgtcttttccttcttctttgtttaggaGGCCTTTCTTTTCTTGTCTGGCTTTCCATTTCTCTACCCTTTCTTCCCACTCTGCATTGCTGTAGAATTCTTTGTCCCCTTCAATGTCCTTGCCGGTAACTAAAGAAGAGTAAACCAACTTATAAAATCATATACAGATTGAAGAGAAATCTGGTAAGAACAACATTTTTTTAAACGATGAAAATGATTACCACTTCCTGCTGAAGAAAAAGCTTGAGCATTGGGATGCCACTGCTGTTCCTTCTTGTCTTTATCTTCCTGTTGAAATTACAAAGATCCCCTTAGCCTCCTTTTTTGATTACTTGTATTCAATTAATTGGTAATGCTAACTCATTTGAGTGAAATCTTATTTGGaaaataatatcaataaaatttctGCATTCCATGCTGCAACATGCCATATTAATATCCTCATGCATGATCTTTTAAGTTCTAATGCATGTCTTATGATCAAAGGCATGCATTACCGCATGATTAACATCATCATGATCATGATCATGATCATGGCCAGTCTTAATCTGAAATTCATCATCAAAATCATCTGCATCAAAGTTCTCCTCTTCATCTCCTACTACTCTAGGAGATCCTGCAGTGAAGCAAAGCAAGTCACATAATCAAGTAATATAAAAGTGatctaataataaaaatgtaagCAAAAACCAACCTTTGTGACGCTTATAGCGAGTGTTGCACTGAGGACAGCACTGTGTGCCTTCACTTCTCTCATACTCATAGCAGGGTCGACAAACAGGGAAGCCACACACATAACATGCCACAAATAACCCTCCATCTTCCTTATATCCAATCTCATCACCACAAACTCGGCATTGTACTTTCGATGAAGCAGATTGTCGAGTAGGAGGGGGAACCTGCCATTCAATAGCAGTGTAAGTGCAAGAGAGTAGTAAATCATAATGAAGAAAATGTATAAGCATTGTTTGAAGAAGCAAGCAGAGCGCAATACCTCATCAGAGTCATGTGACAAATGGCGATGATGAGGACCAATTGTGAAGGAAGCCATGGTGTAATGAAATGAAGGGTTGTGTAGTGATATAAATAAGAAAGAAATGGGGTGGTTAAGGCATCATAGTAGAAGACATGAATGAATACAAGAGTGAGTAGTAGTCTACCAAACTGTGAGTTGGGAAGTCATTGGATTGGTTTGAGTCTAAGAGACGTAACGTAAGTGAAGGTCCATGTTTGTTAGTTTGggtgtttgtttttctgttatTGCTTGGTCTCAAAGGAGACCACATTTCATTTCTAGTTGTCTTACTCTGATATCATATGATGCATCAACAAGATACGCATTGCACTTTTTCGCACAAGCTTTGTTATAATGTCATTGTCCCCACATCGCTTACTTCAAAATACCAAAAACGGACGCATCATATTTATTTATAGGTGAAAGGGAGCAGTTCACACACAGATCAATTATGAGAATTTATATAGCATCACATGTTCTACATTTAGTAACTTGTGAGTCAATGCTCTATTCTCATTATGCTCTCATTTCTTATTGAAATATATCGATGCTGAAACGAAAATTCTGGCAAAAGTTTCAGCTAACCTAACTAACTAAGCGCACAGATTTGTGTCAGGGCCATGACTGACATTTCAATATGTTTTTTAGCTAAGATTTTGCCACTAAATGGGCCTAATTGGGCTggaattttaacaaaaattccACCCACTCTCATTTGTTGTTCGGTAAGAAAATGTAAGCATGTTCGAAAATCCGAGATTGAGGCCTTGGCGTAAGGGTTCAAAGCAGTGGATAAAAACTCTGACTATGTTTAGACTATCCAgtcttattattattgttatcgGGTTGAGCTTTTTTTTGTTAAGGACTTTGTTGTCTTTCGAAATAATTGTCAGGAGctattttggattttattaaaaaaaatataattattctgTGGTTTTCTCTAGTTTTATCGAATTGAAAATTcggtctttatatttttttcttttcaattgagtctttatattatattagattttataattaattttatactatGACAAAAACGATAAAATTAACggaatattttattaattttaatatttttgtcatgataaaatttacaaaatctaTATCGTAtagaacctaattaaaaaaatatataaagacttaattaaaaattcaataaaattataaaaaatacataataatttaaaaaaatgccCATCATAGGCATATCAAATTGAAGTATTGAGCCCTGGTCAAGCCTAATTCAAAGACTAACGtgagaattttaaaaatatttatattttttgtgttttacaCTAATAGTAGGATTATTTTGcaaaaagataatttaaaaagtGTATTTTGTAGTTAATTTTTTAGTTGAAGATATTGAATTTAGACCATACAATTTAgtgatttgtaatttttaaattttttaaaacgtGAAAAAACATATTTACAATTTAGTGAAGtgaaatcttttaaattattaaaagcTTAAATTGAACTGGCTAATTTAATTTCTCTAAAATTCAATCATTTTTGCTCATGGCAGCCATCATACATGGGTAATTTCACCCATTTggtcaataatattattaatcacattcaatttaataattaatttacgACTTAtgtaaaaatatctaaattcaactacatttatttttattttttttgtatgaatttaattttcatgtattaaacatataacataattttatataaatatttaaccATATATTATgccattaaaaataattaatttttaatttattatcaaaataattatttaaaacaTAAGTTTAATTGGATCAACTtgtaaaattaatcaaaatatttattgtGTGTTGAGTTTTAGAGTGGCCATCAAGAATTAATCTTTGAATTGATTGATAAGTTGCAGGCAGCGATCGAAACTCGAAAGATTTAATCTTGCCTTGAAGGAACCATTGAAGTGTTAGTGCACCTCCGTCCTATGCCGCAGTTGTAGAACTGCAAAATGTCACTTTTCCGCATTTTGAATCTGATGATCCTCGCTGCATTTGCAATCGATAGAGCTCTCTGCATCAGGTTCCCAGATCGGATCCATAAGCCCGACAGCGACGCCCCCGAACGCCTCAAGACTGCCGTCTTCGCTCTCGGAAGCTTCTGGAGATCCGAAGCCGTTTTTGGTTGCCTCCCCGGCGTTGTCCGAACCACCGCAGGCTACGCCGGCGGCTCCAAGCCCAATCCCGAATATAGAAGCTTGGCTGACCACGCCGAGTCCGTTCAGGTCCGCCTTTTTTGTTTCTCTGCTCATTCAATTTCGAATCatagtttgaatttgatgttcATGAAAGAACCTCATTTGATCAATTATAACTTGCAATAGATAACAATCCTGAATTGTGGCTTTCTTGTGGTAGAATCCATGTCTTAGGGTTTGATAATAAGTTCCAAAGAAGAACTCACTTAGAAGAAAGAACACTCTAGGGACAATTTAGTGATCCCCATCCTTGGATGCATAAATTCCAATGGTGAATTGACTCAGAATCATTTAACTGAGGGCAATTCAAGGAGCCCTTCAAACCCTCTATAGtcaatttagttttttttccACACCTCCTTATCCATTTTTCACAGCATTGATCAGATAGATTGATTTGTTTTTTGCCATGTGGAAACTAGAACTATCCATGTTATGTAGTATCCAAATGTAGCTACTTGGATGCTTTTATTGAACTTTGCTGCCATGTTTTTTGCTGTTCTAATACAGGTCGAATATGATCCA is a window from the Arachis stenosperma cultivar V10309 chromosome 3, arast.V10309.gnm1.PFL2, whole genome shotgun sequence genome containing:
- the LOC130969848 gene encoding lysM domain-containing GPI-anchored protein 2, encoding MGKSALWLTTFTLVLTGFLTARAQPEANFKCSSSTNATCRALIDYFSQNATTLRDIQKLFNVKHLPDVLGANANTIPENASGSYSVAPKQVVRIPFPCKCSNGTGLSNHVPLYKIKPGDGLDYIARTVFAGVVTYQQIQKANNISDANKIIAGDSIWIPLPCSCDSVGGSSVVHYAYIVPLGSSVEGIAQEFGTTEQIILSLNGIDDPKKLQAQQVIDVPLKACSTSVKNNSMDYPLLVSNSTYVYTANECVKCKCDSSNNYVLQCEPSQLKPTGGKWSVCPSMKCTGNLTIGNLTSASDDPCNRTFCAYAGYSFKRINTILANESTCPAPAPAPSGGSVGPGGSGSGASRTTFGLIIVLHFILLALCLL
- the LOC130969847 gene encoding cellulose synthase A catalytic subunit 4 [UDP-forming]-like; its protein translation is MASFTIGPHHRHLSHDSDEVPPPTRQSASSKVQCRVCGDEIGYKEDGGLFVACYVCGFPVCRPCYEYERSEGTQCCPQCNTRYKRHKGSPRVVGDEEENFDADDFDDEFQIKTGHDHDHDHDDVNHAEDKDKKEQQWHPNAQAFSSAGSVTGKDIEGDKEFYSNAEWEERVEKWKARQEKKGLLNKEEGKDDQDEEEDEYLLAEARQPLWRKVPISSSLINPYRIVIVMRLVILAFFLHFRIMTPAHDAFPLWLTSVICETWFAFSWILDQFPKWFPITRETYLDRLSIRFEREGEPNKLSPVDVFVSTVDPLKEPPIITANTVLSILSVDYPVEKVSCYVSDDGASMLLFDTLSETSEFARRWVPFCKKHNIEPRAPEFYFSQKIDYLKDKVHPMFVKERRAMKREYEEFKVKINSLVAKAQKKPEEGWVMQDGTPWPGNNTRDHPGMIQVYLGSAGALDVEGKELPRLVYISREKRPGYQHHKKAGAMNALVRVSAVLTNAPFMLNLDCDHYINNSKAIREAMCFLMDPQLGKKLCYVQFPQRFDGIDRHDRYANRNIVFFDINMKGLDGIQGPVYVGTGTVFNRQALYGYDPPVSEKRPKMTCDCWPSWCCCCCGGSRKSKSKKKSGGGGLFSKLYKKKKMKGKNYVRKGSELMFDLEEIEEGLEGFDELEKSSLMSQKQFEKRFGQSPVFIASTLMENGGLPEGTNSQNLIKEAIHVISCGYEDKTEWGKEIGWIYGSVTEDILTGFKMHCRGWKSVYCMPKRPAFKGSAPINLSDRLHQVLRWALGSVEICLSRHCPLWYGYGGKLKWLERMAYTNTIVYPFTSIPLLAYCILPAVCLLTGKFIIPTLTNLASVWFMALFISIILTGVLELRWSGVSIEDWWRNEQFWVIGGVSAHLFAVFQGLLKVLGGVDTNFTVTAKAADDTEFGELYLFKWTTLLIPPTTLIILNMVGVVAGVSDAINNGYGTWGPLFGKLFFAFWVIVHLYPFLKGLMGKQNRTPTIVVLWSILLASIFSLIWVRIDPFLPKQTGPILKQCGVEC